In Pseudoduganella albidiflava, a single window of DNA contains:
- a CDS encoding UxaA family hydrolase, which yields MVQDPAPVAPPQFSQLLLMSPEDNCLIARVQLAAGDVVVIDGVRVTLPEAVPLGYKVARVALAPGAKVLRYGALIGTVTAPVAQGAILHTHNLASDYIPTYTLADDSKSFIGSTH from the coding sequence ATGGTCCAGGATCCGGCGCCGGTGGCGCCCCCCCAGTTTTCCCAGCTGTTGCTGATGTCCCCCGAGGACAATTGCCTGATCGCCCGCGTGCAGCTGGCCGCCGGCGACGTGGTCGTCATCGATGGTGTCCGCGTGACCCTGCCGGAAGCTGTCCCGCTGGGCTACAAGGTGGCGCGCGTGGCGCTGGCCCCGGGCGCCAAGGTGCTGCGCTACGGCGCGCTGATCGGCACCGTCACGGCACCGGTCGCGCAGGGCGCGATCCTGCACACGCACAACCTCGCCAGCGACTACATTCCGACCTATACCCTGGCCGACGACAGCAAGTCCTTCATCGGGAGTACCCACTGA
- a CDS encoding pectinesterase family protein has translation MTRPIPHALACAILAMLCAATGALARDRTIVVAPDGSGDVRTVQEAFAAVPDNSPERTVILVKPGVYDGQKILHKEKKNVTLQGEAAATTILTWHANTNEEQPPGTDLRHKGTALVVLADDFRADRLTFRNTSGDHGQALALRIDGDRAVVTNSRLLGWQDTVMLNNGRHYFRDTYIEGRVDFIYGSATAVFDRCEIKSKNGGYVTAASTPAERKHGFVFIDSTLTSDPAPWVDPAGKIDAKAPTPLAFLGRPWRPHGAVAFINTTMGAHIRPKGWHNWGKPDNERTARYVEYNSRGEGADPGKRVAWSRQLSEAEARQYTVANILGGSDGWRPL, from the coding sequence ATGACCAGACCCATCCCGCACGCCCTCGCCTGCGCCATCCTGGCAATGCTGTGCGCCGCCACCGGCGCCCTGGCGAGGGACCGCACCATCGTCGTGGCACCCGACGGAAGCGGCGATGTCCGCACGGTGCAGGAAGCCTTCGCGGCCGTGCCGGACAACAGCCCGGAACGCACCGTCATCCTGGTGAAACCGGGCGTGTACGATGGCCAGAAGATCCTGCACAAGGAAAAGAAAAACGTTACCCTGCAAGGCGAGGCGGCGGCCACCACCATCCTCACCTGGCACGCCAACACGAACGAGGAGCAGCCGCCTGGCACCGACCTGCGGCACAAGGGGACCGCCCTGGTCGTGCTGGCCGACGACTTCCGCGCCGACAGGCTGACCTTCCGGAACACCTCCGGCGACCATGGCCAGGCGCTGGCGCTGCGCATCGATGGCGACCGCGCCGTGGTCACGAACAGCCGCCTGCTGGGCTGGCAGGACACGGTCATGCTGAACAATGGCCGGCACTACTTCCGCGACACCTACATCGAGGGCCGCGTGGATTTCATCTACGGCAGCGCCACGGCGGTCTTCGACCGGTGCGAGATCAAGAGCAAGAACGGCGGCTACGTGACGGCCGCCAGCACGCCGGCGGAACGGAAACACGGCTTCGTGTTCATCGACAGCACCCTGACCAGCGATCCCGCGCCGTGGGTGGACCCGGCCGGCAAGATCGACGCCAAGGCCCCGACCCCGCTGGCCTTCCTGGGCCGGCCATGGCGCCCCCATGGCGCCGTGGCCTTCATCAATACCACGATGGGCGCCCACATCCGGCCCAAGGGCTGGCACAACTGGGGCAAGCCGGACAACGAGAGAACCGCGCGCTACGTGGAGTACAACAGCCGCGGCGAAGGCGCCGACCCGGGCAAGCGGGTCGCCTGGTCGCGGCAGCTGAGCGAGGCCGAGGCGCGCCAGTACACGGTGGCGAACATCCTCGGCGGCAGCGACGGGTGGCGGCCCCTGTAG
- a CDS encoding TonB-dependent receptor translates to MNRTASHPSKTKFEVKRSTHAVSLALLSLAASQAALAQQSPAGSSAAAENGPVHRVEVVATRASQQSGIERKKNAATAMDSIVAEDVGSLPDRNVGEAISRMAGIVLDRGDYGEGVTVSVRGNGADLTRVELDGQSVQSAGGTDAGATGGPNSRGTEFRQLSADLIKSVDVVKGSTADMTEGALGGGIVIKTRTGLDFKKPFASLRLGGSQNSLDKKWKPDANLILANKYLDGRLGLMLNASHSTLNNEAHSMQVSQTAQQGYYRLLDFDGSPEKTYAFLPSTVASDDMTATTPILRTPMGGSNFLNSESPLSLVTKSAGAQTKQDCHNLFPDLSPAQLALIPTNSQGPARAQRGNELLTCLNQWNDYTPSNVRYFIKKEHDRKDNLDLRGDFKVNNRLTVYAKGSFNRRETRIEQMTYQLGLVKNPNQLPNPLITPGYTGVVFADDAANNIRNAVPGSGFFQYPGGYSTRSNNYPIQGAVTNIDPASVLVDSSHHLTRFTVSDGQAIPDQTLEFARTISRYLQTGGTYRNNGLTAEFFFADARSDFRRVQQRMSYTLNTGPTTFQLDPSGLWGFDFPAGVNQADPPGYAALFPRTVGEAKLGNTNTIYRPNYPATVQPLRTTATGILWLPQIRETGERTAKLDVTYMTPDSIPFFKRIKAGFNLRDSYSNSWEGGAGDRTVRAAQGTYGTPGYVPGIYLPQARVDNRFEGCQNTAASLAPGGDACQYGMNPPGDPRSGRDGTLVLTPQEFQNIIAQTLTKPATGTSFFHGAKDRPAILPQNWMGIDIARAVELTNFANRNWDCVKTCTATDGKVYEQPVNKLKERIDAFYLMTDFGLDHVPFTDRELPFGLELDGNVGVRYVRSRVNGTGTMTFTSYSKTALYDPEDPSNSAGYVQSSIVQNTSVDASTTDVLPSLNLATWLRPDELVLRYSVAKTVARPPIQQLLPASTCIYDERAADLDADGTQRCNGTIGNPALKARKNVNQNLSLEYYPNRDTMFSLAYFTQKGKVGQFITEGVSGGQLFAGSDLVDPQTGVKLSDLPFSYSTYVNGPVSTRKGAEFSTKTAFTFLPGFLANTGFDANYTKVKSKHVNAAIVDLLTGTPLPPARESESQYNVALWYDDGRLSARVALQGAAAWFTCISPCGQTPRELINYPAQGVNVNNSTPKIYSPGSPNFKDATRFIDAKIGWKWRPDVEFFLEGRNIGNATTSNSQAHYAPLGDGVPNLLDYAYAGRRIMVGVSFRTL, encoded by the coding sequence ATGAATCGTACCGCCAGCCATCCCAGCAAGACCAAGTTCGAAGTCAAGCGATCAACCCACGCCGTCTCGCTGGCTCTCCTGTCGCTGGCCGCCAGCCAGGCCGCGCTGGCCCAGCAATCGCCGGCTGGGTCCAGTGCGGCGGCCGAAAACGGCCCGGTACACCGGGTCGAGGTCGTGGCTACCCGCGCTTCGCAGCAGTCCGGCATCGAGCGCAAGAAAAACGCCGCCACCGCGATGGATTCGATCGTCGCCGAAGACGTGGGCTCGCTGCCCGACCGGAACGTGGGTGAAGCCATCTCGCGCATGGCGGGCATCGTGCTGGATCGCGGCGACTACGGCGAGGGGGTGACGGTCTCGGTGCGCGGCAACGGCGCCGACCTGACCCGCGTGGAACTCGATGGCCAGAGCGTGCAATCGGCCGGCGGTACCGATGCCGGCGCCACCGGTGGGCCGAACAGCCGCGGCACCGAGTTCCGCCAGCTGTCCGCTGACCTCATCAAGAGCGTCGACGTGGTGAAAGGCTCGACGGCGGACATGACCGAAGGCGCGCTGGGCGGCGGCATCGTCATCAAGACGCGCACCGGCCTGGACTTCAAGAAGCCGTTCGCCTCGCTGCGCCTGGGCGGCAGCCAGAATTCGCTCGACAAGAAATGGAAGCCGGACGCCAACCTGATCCTGGCGAACAAGTACCTGGACGGCCGGCTCGGCCTGATGCTGAACGCTTCGCACAGCACGCTGAACAACGAGGCCCACTCGATGCAGGTGTCGCAGACGGCCCAGCAGGGTTACTACCGCCTGCTCGACTTCGATGGCTCGCCGGAAAAGACCTATGCCTTCCTGCCCAGCACCGTGGCCAGCGACGACATGACGGCCACCACGCCGATCCTGCGCACGCCGATGGGCGGCAGCAATTTCCTGAACTCCGAATCGCCCCTGTCGCTGGTCACCAAGTCGGCCGGCGCGCAGACAAAGCAGGATTGCCACAACCTGTTCCCCGACCTGTCGCCCGCGCAGCTGGCGCTGATACCCACCAACAGCCAGGGCCCGGCGCGCGCGCAGCGCGGCAACGAGCTGCTCACCTGCCTGAACCAGTGGAACGACTACACGCCATCGAACGTGCGCTACTTCATCAAGAAGGAACACGACCGCAAGGACAACCTGGACCTGCGCGGCGACTTCAAGGTGAACAACCGGCTCACCGTGTACGCCAAGGGCAGCTTCAACCGCCGCGAAACGCGCATCGAGCAGATGACCTACCAGCTCGGCCTAGTGAAGAATCCGAACCAGTTGCCCAACCCGCTGATCACGCCGGGCTACACGGGCGTGGTGTTCGCCGACGATGCCGCCAACAATATCCGCAACGCGGTACCCGGCTCCGGGTTCTTCCAGTACCCGGGCGGCTATTCCACGCGTTCCAACAACTATCCGATCCAGGGTGCCGTCACCAATATCGATCCCGCCTCGGTGCTGGTCGACTCCAGCCACCACCTGACGCGCTTCACGGTCTCCGATGGCCAGGCGATCCCGGACCAGACGCTGGAATTCGCCCGCACCATCAGCCGCTACCTGCAGACCGGCGGCACGTACCGCAACAACGGCCTGACCGCCGAATTCTTCTTCGCTGACGCCCGCTCGGACTTCCGCCGCGTGCAGCAGCGCATGAGCTACACGCTGAACACGGGGCCCACCACGTTCCAGCTCGATCCCAGCGGCCTGTGGGGCTTCGATTTCCCGGCCGGCGTCAACCAGGCCGACCCGCCCGGTTATGCGGCGCTGTTCCCGCGCACCGTCGGCGAGGCCAAGCTGGGCAACACCAACACGATCTACCGGCCGAACTATCCGGCCACCGTGCAGCCGCTGCGCACCACGGCGACAGGCATCCTGTGGCTGCCGCAGATCCGTGAAACGGGCGAGCGCACGGCCAAGCTGGACGTGACGTACATGACGCCGGACAGCATCCCGTTCTTCAAGCGCATCAAGGCCGGCTTCAACCTGCGCGACAGCTACAGCAACTCATGGGAAGGCGGCGCCGGCGACCGGACGGTGCGGGCAGCACAGGGCACCTACGGCACCCCAGGCTACGTGCCGGGCATCTACCTGCCGCAGGCGCGCGTGGACAACCGTTTCGAAGGCTGCCAGAACACCGCCGCCTCGCTGGCGCCGGGCGGCGACGCCTGCCAGTACGGCATGAATCCACCGGGCGACCCGCGCTCGGGCCGCGACGGCACGCTGGTGCTGACGCCGCAGGAATTCCAGAACATCATCGCGCAAACGCTGACCAAGCCGGCCACCGGCACCTCGTTCTTCCACGGTGCGAAGGACCGGCCGGCCATCCTGCCGCAGAACTGGATGGGCATCGACATCGCCAGGGCGGTCGAGCTGACCAACTTCGCCAACCGCAACTGGGATTGCGTGAAGACGTGCACGGCGACCGACGGCAAGGTGTACGAGCAGCCCGTCAACAAGCTCAAGGAACGTATCGACGCGTTCTACCTGATGACCGACTTCGGCCTGGACCATGTGCCGTTCACCGATCGCGAGCTGCCGTTCGGCCTGGAACTGGACGGCAACGTGGGCGTGCGCTACGTGCGCAGCCGCGTCAACGGCACCGGCACGATGACCTTCACCTCGTATTCGAAGACGGCGCTGTACGATCCGGAAGACCCGAGCAATTCGGCCGGCTACGTGCAATCGTCGATCGTGCAGAATACCTCGGTCGACGCCTCGACCACGGACGTGCTGCCCAGCCTGAACCTGGCCACGTGGCTGCGCCCGGACGAACTGGTGCTGCGCTACAGCGTGGCGAAGACGGTGGCGCGGCCGCCGATCCAGCAGTTGCTGCCGGCCAGTACCTGCATCTACGACGAGCGCGCGGCCGACCTGGATGCGGACGGCACGCAGCGCTGCAACGGCACGATCGGCAATCCGGCGCTGAAGGCCCGCAAGAACGTCAACCAGAACCTGTCGCTGGAGTACTACCCGAACCGCGACACGATGTTCAGCCTGGCCTACTTCACGCAGAAGGGCAAGGTGGGCCAGTTCATCACCGAAGGCGTCAGCGGCGGCCAGCTGTTCGCCGGCTCCGACCTGGTGGACCCGCAGACGGGCGTGAAGCTGTCCGACCTGCCGTTCAGCTACTCGACCTACGTGAACGGCCCCGTGTCGACCCGCAAGGGCGCGGAATTCAGCACCAAGACGGCGTTCACGTTCCTGCCCGGCTTCCTGGCCAACACCGGCTTCGATGCCAACTACACGAAGGTGAAGTCGAAGCACGTGAATGCAGCCATCGTCGACCTGCTGACCGGCACGCCGCTGCCGCCGGCGCGCGAATCGGAATCGCAGTACAACGTGGCGCTGTGGTACGACGATGGCCGGCTGTCGGCCCGCGTGGCGCTGCAGGGTGCCGCGGCCTGGTTCACCTGCATCTCGCCGTGCGGCCAGACCCCGCGCGAACTGATCAACTACCCGGCGCAGGGCGTGAACGTGAACAACTCGACGCCGAAGATCTATTCGCCCGGCTCGCCGAACTTCAAGGATGCCACGCGCTTCATCGATGCCAAGATCGGCTGGAAGTGGCGCCCGGACGTGGAGTTCTTCCTGGAAGGCCGCAATATCGGCAATGCCACCACGTCGAACAGCCAGGCACACTACGCACCGCTCGGCGATGGCGTGCCGAACCTGCTGGACTACGCCTATGCCGGCCGCCGCATCATGGTCGGCGTGTCGTTCCGCACGCTGTAG
- a CDS encoding calcium:proton antiporter, whose protein sequence is MKISNSLPAWTIAAPVAAWLLLAGKAAGLGDMLGGTYIVLLAAGLFAGVLAAVFHAEVVAHRIGEPYGTLVLAVAVTSIEVALIVSLMIAGGEATTGLARDTVYAAVMLILNGMVGICLLAGARRHGEQRFTQTGVSAALATLSAIAVLTMVLPNYTTTTPGPVYSSSQLVFIAVISLVLYGTFVLVQTVRHRDYFLPELAAGDEAVHAPPPPLKVTWWSGALLLACLGSVVLLAKSLSPPLEAAVLALGAPKALVGIIIAAVVLLPEGIAAFQAARANRLQTSLNLALGSALASIGLTIPAVAIVSLMNGWTLSLGIDTKSTVLLLLSIIVATLSLGNGRTTIMQGMVHVVIFAVYLFITIVP, encoded by the coding sequence ATGAAAATATCCAACTCCCTGCCCGCGTGGACGATCGCCGCGCCTGTCGCCGCGTGGCTCCTGCTGGCCGGCAAGGCCGCCGGCCTCGGCGACATGCTGGGCGGTACCTATATCGTGCTGCTGGCCGCCGGCCTGTTCGCCGGCGTGCTGGCCGCCGTGTTCCACGCGGAAGTGGTGGCGCACCGGATCGGCGAACCGTACGGCACGCTGGTGCTGGCGGTGGCGGTGACCTCGATCGAGGTCGCGCTGATCGTGTCGCTGATGATCGCCGGCGGCGAAGCGACCACGGGGCTGGCGCGCGACACCGTGTATGCCGCGGTGATGCTGATCCTGAACGGCATGGTCGGCATCTGCCTGCTGGCGGGCGCGCGGCGCCATGGCGAGCAGCGCTTCACCCAGACCGGGGTATCCGCCGCGCTGGCCACGCTGTCGGCGATCGCCGTGCTGACGATGGTGCTGCCGAACTACACCACCACCACGCCGGGCCCCGTCTACAGCAGCAGCCAGCTGGTGTTCATCGCCGTCATTTCGCTGGTGTTGTACGGCACCTTCGTGCTGGTGCAGACCGTGCGGCACCGCGATTACTTCCTTCCCGAACTGGCGGCGGGCGACGAAGCGGTGCATGCGCCGCCACCGCCGCTGAAGGTCACCTGGTGGAGCGGCGCGCTGCTGCTGGCCTGCCTGGGCAGCGTGGTGCTGCTGGCCAAGTCGCTGTCGCCGCCGCTGGAAGCGGCCGTGCTCGCGCTGGGCGCGCCGAAGGCGCTGGTCGGCATCATTATCGCCGCGGTGGTGCTGCTGCCCGAGGGGATCGCCGCGTTCCAGGCGGCGCGCGCGAACCGGCTGCAAACGAGCCTGAACCTGGCGCTCGGTTCGGCCCTCGCCAGTATCGGTCTGACGATTCCGGCGGTGGCGATCGTGTCGCTGATGAACGGCTGGACCCTGTCGCTGGGCATCGACACCAAGTCCACCGTGCTGTTGCTGCTGTCGATCATCGTGGCCACGCTGTCGCTCGGCAATGGCCGCACCACCATCATGCAGGGCATGGTGCACGTGGTGATCTTCGCCGTCTACCTGTTCATCACCATCGTGCCGTGA
- the glf gene encoding UDP-galactopyranose mutase codes for MTKNVAIVGAGFSGAVIAHQLAKAGYQVEVFESRSHIAGNCHSERDAETNVLVHVYGPHIFHTDNERVWKFVNEFSQFMPYVNRVKAITNNRVFTLPINLLTINQFFDKTFRPAEAQEFLASLGDKTIENPVTFEDQALRFVGRELYEAFFKTYTVKQWGLQPTELPASILKRLPVRFNYDDNYFSHKYQGMPKDGYTAIVEKILDVPGITVHLNTAFNPDQKGDYDHVFYSGPIDAWFGHREGRLPYRTLDFEVHRDKGDYQGNAVINYCDNAQRYTRITEHKHFSPWEQHEGTVCYFEYSRQCEEKDTPYYPIRLARDKVQLEKYVRLANEEPNVTFIGRLGTYRYLDMDVTIDEALRTADKFLECASDKAQMPAFVINPLG; via the coding sequence ATGACAAAGAACGTAGCTATTGTCGGGGCAGGCTTCTCCGGCGCGGTAATCGCGCACCAGCTCGCGAAAGCGGGCTACCAAGTCGAAGTGTTCGAATCACGATCCCATATCGCGGGCAATTGCCATTCCGAGCGCGATGCAGAAACCAATGTGCTGGTCCATGTGTATGGGCCGCACATCTTCCACACCGATAACGAACGGGTGTGGAAATTCGTCAACGAGTTTTCCCAGTTCATGCCTTACGTGAACCGCGTGAAGGCGATCACGAACAACCGCGTGTTCACGCTGCCGATCAACCTGCTGACGATCAACCAGTTCTTCGACAAGACGTTCCGGCCGGCCGAAGCGCAGGAATTCCTGGCCTCGCTGGGCGACAAGACCATCGAGAACCCGGTCACCTTCGAAGACCAGGCGCTGCGCTTCGTGGGTAGGGAACTGTACGAAGCATTCTTCAAGACCTACACCGTCAAGCAGTGGGGCCTGCAGCCGACCGAGCTGCCGGCCAGCATCCTGAAGCGGCTGCCGGTGCGCTTCAACTACGACGACAACTATTTCAGCCACAAGTACCAGGGCATGCCGAAGGATGGCTACACGGCCATCGTTGAAAAGATCCTCGACGTGCCGGGCATCACCGTGCACCTGAACACGGCCTTCAACCCGGATCAGAAAGGCGACTACGACCACGTGTTCTACAGCGGCCCGATCGACGCCTGGTTCGGCCACCGCGAAGGCCGCCTGCCCTATCGCACGCTGGACTTCGAAGTGCACCGCGACAAGGGCGACTACCAGGGCAACGCGGTGATCAATTATTGCGACAATGCCCAGCGCTACACGCGCATCACGGAGCACAAGCATTTCTCGCCGTGGGAACAGCACGAAGGTACCGTCTGCTACTTCGAGTACAGCCGGCAGTGCGAGGAAAAGGATACGCCGTACTACCCGATCCGCCTGGCGCGCGACAAGGTGCAGCTGGAGAAGTACGTGCGGCTGGCGAACGAGGAACCCAACGTGACCTTCATCGGCCGCCTGGGCACCTACCGCTACCTCGACATGGACGTGACGATCGACGAGGCGCTGAGGACGGCCGACAAGTTCCTCGAATGCGCGTCCGACAAGGCGCAGATGCCGGCATTCGTCATCAATCCGCTGGGCTGA
- a CDS encoding DUF4132 domain-containing protein yields the protein MTTFAELHARLAGPAPDHERFTGPPLDLEGLTPDELGRLWPLLQQAVQVRDGDPARRQQALDILERARKLGLVPHLDTALLCATLRVIPPRDRSTPATCDTDFHWLVMQAGYLAVAPASAEEAAMLEAQLAHMLPPVEYWPRLRYGILAMARVAGARRLAARLLDSMREHYNDGLPARELAVLARAAPAALMTLAGGGPFWYRGGDEEGRAHPSEPMVGDPDYAAFARAVLEEAAQVLERMHAGELPYKADYYDSDDGHVLALAARVGALGDEPWYRAVIGRLLPLACVAPTAARSAPSQALTIALGYLTEAVPTPEGVAALRAALKVVRHAGLEKKLARHLKPAERRLATRPEIALRLTGLEPKQQRAMLAALLEACFSRPVELPYREWRERLLGTDAAAAFARTLVWRAAASFMLDQNDQPVDVLGQAVRIAGDAGVVLWHPVEAAAEERDAWRTHLLRRELRQPLRQVFRECYVPPPDADPGEVFRGYELDGRRLIGMAGRDGWRLEYEGMVRQFGDIRAVFGIGRLYPGYAGIVPSGPIAFLRGAQQVAARDVPPRVYSETCRAVDLLVSVSTIALETDDGQSTWDERTRRLFLLRDQAGIDGMRRQVLERVLSAQVAAGTVSVQGFHVHVGDARVSLRTGKVWRDGAQVELALKPANKRDAKRLGAVPWLPYDEALLERVVHSVGALLDGAGSR from the coding sequence ATGACCACGTTCGCCGAACTGCACGCCCGCCTTGCCGGCCCCGCCCCCGACCATGAACGCTTCACCGGCCCGCCGCTCGACCTGGAAGGATTGACGCCGGATGAACTGGGCAGGCTTTGGCCCCTGCTGCAGCAGGCCGTGCAGGTGCGGGATGGCGATCCGGCCCGCCGCCAGCAGGCGCTGGACATACTGGAGCGGGCACGCAAGCTTGGCCTGGTGCCGCACCTGGACACCGCCCTGCTGTGCGCCACCCTGCGCGTCATCCCGCCGCGCGACAGGAGCACGCCAGCGACCTGCGACACCGATTTCCACTGGCTCGTCATGCAGGCGGGTTACCTTGCCGTTGCACCCGCGTCCGCCGAGGAAGCGGCCATGCTGGAGGCGCAGCTTGCGCACATGCTGCCGCCTGTCGAATACTGGCCTCGCCTGCGCTACGGCATCCTGGCGATGGCGCGCGTTGCCGGAGCGCGCCGTCTCGCCGCCCGCCTGCTGGACAGCATGCGCGAGCATTACAACGATGGCCTGCCGGCCCGGGAACTGGCCGTGCTGGCCCGGGCGGCACCGGCGGCCCTGATGACACTGGCAGGCGGCGGCCCGTTCTGGTATCGCGGTGGCGACGAGGAAGGCCGGGCCCACCCGTCGGAACCCATGGTCGGCGATCCGGACTATGCGGCATTCGCGCGCGCGGTGCTGGAAGAAGCGGCACAGGTGCTGGAACGGATGCACGCCGGCGAACTCCCCTACAAGGCCGATTACTACGATTCGGACGACGGCCACGTGCTGGCCCTCGCCGCGCGGGTGGGCGCGCTGGGCGACGAGCCCTGGTACCGCGCCGTCATCGGCCGGCTGCTGCCGCTCGCCTGCGTGGCGCCCACGGCCGCGCGCAGCGCGCCCTCGCAGGCCTTGACCATCGCATTGGGTTACCTGACCGAGGCGGTGCCGACGCCCGAAGGCGTGGCTGCCCTGCGCGCGGCCCTGAAAGTGGTGCGCCATGCCGGGCTGGAAAAAAAACTGGCGCGCCACCTGAAACCGGCGGAACGCCGGCTGGCGACCAGGCCGGAAATCGCGCTGCGGCTGACCGGGCTGGAACCGAAGCAGCAGCGCGCCATGCTGGCCGCGCTGCTGGAAGCGTGTTTCAGCCGCCCGGTCGAGCTGCCGTATCGCGAGTGGCGCGAACGCCTGCTCGGCACCGACGCCGCGGCAGCCTTCGCCAGGACACTGGTCTGGCGCGCTGCCGCATCCTTCATGCTCGACCAGAACGACCAGCCGGTCGATGTGCTGGGCCAAGCCGTGCGGATCGCCGGGGATGCCGGCGTCGTCCTGTGGCACCCGGTGGAAGCAGCCGCCGAAGAGCGCGATGCGTGGCGCACGCACTTGCTGCGGCGCGAACTGCGCCAGCCGTTGCGCCAGGTGTTCAGGGAATGCTACGTGCCGCCGCCGGACGCCGATCCGGGCGAGGTCTTTCGCGGCTATGAACTGGACGGCCGGCGCTTGATCGGCATGGCAGGGCGCGATGGCTGGCGCCTGGAATATGAGGGCATGGTGCGCCAGTTCGGCGACATCCGGGCAGTGTTCGGCATCGGCCGGCTGTACCCGGGCTATGCCGGCATCGTCCCCAGCGGACCGATCGCTTTCCTGCGCGGTGCGCAGCAGGTGGCGGCCCGCGACGTACCGCCCCGCGTGTATTCGGAAACCTGCCGCGCCGTCGACCTGCTGGTCAGCGTCTCCACCATCGCGCTCGAGACGGACGACGGCCAGTCGACCTGGGACGAGCGCACCCGGCGCCTGTTCCTGCTGCGCGACCAGGCCGGCATCGATGGCATGCGGCGGCAGGTGCTGGAACGCGTGCTGTCCGCCCAGGTCGCGGCGGGCACGGTGTCGGTGCAGGGTTTTCATGTGCACGTGGGCGATGCCAGGGTCAGCCTGCGCACCGGCAAGGTCTGGCGCGACGGCGCGCAGGTCGAACTGGCCTTGAAGCCGGCCAATAAGCGGGACGCCAAGCGGCTCGGCGCCGTCCCCTGGCTGCCGTATGACGAAGCGTTGCTGGAGCGGGTGGTGCACAGCGTCGGCGCACTGCTGGACGGGGCAGGCAGCCGCTAG
- a CDS encoding MarR family winged helix-turn-helix transcriptional regulator: MTQLDKTLMSLTHTLIHAARAYKAAADRVAGTFALSHASGWPVVMIARLGDGVRPGTVAEALGVEPPSLVRIIDQLVAAGLVTRQDDPADRRAKTLHLTAEGRHCAAQLEELLLPFRRELFDGLPQADVEACVRVLAHLDSALAVRAKG, from the coding sequence ATGACGCAACTCGACAAGACCCTGATGTCCCTCACCCATACGCTGATCCATGCGGCGCGCGCCTACAAGGCGGCCGCGGACCGGGTGGCCGGCACCTTCGCGCTGTCGCATGCCAGCGGCTGGCCGGTGGTGATGATCGCCCGCCTCGGCGATGGCGTGCGGCCGGGTACGGTGGCCGAGGCGCTCGGCGTCGAACCGCCGTCGCTGGTCCGCATCATCGACCAGCTGGTCGCGGCCGGCCTCGTCACGCGGCAGGACGATCCGGCCGACCGGCGCGCGAAAACGCTGCACCTCACGGCCGAGGGCCGCCACTGCGCCGCGCAGCTGGAGGAATTGCTGCTGCCGTTCCGCCGCGAGCTGTTCGACGGATTGCCGCAAGCCGACGTCGAAGCCTGCGTGCGCGTGCTGGCGCACCTCGATTCCGCCCTGGCGGTGCGCGCGAAGGGCTGA